The Mycobacterium paragordonae genome includes a region encoding these proteins:
- the purF gene encoding amidophosphoribosyltransferase, with protein sequence MTAQQPEEDFSSPREECGVFGVWAPGEDVAKLTYYGLYALQHRGQEAAGIAVADGSQVLVFKDLGLVSQVFDEQTLAAMEGHVAIGHCRYSTSGDTTWENAQPVFRNTAAGTGVALGHNGNLVNAAELMARARDEGLIAKRAPAPATTDSDILGALLAHGAADSSLEQAALELLPTVRGAFCLTFMDENTLYACRDPHGVRPLSLGRLDRGWVVASETAALDIVGASFVRDIEPGELLAIDADGVRSTRFANPTPKGCIFEYVYLARPDSTIGGRSIHGARLDIGRQLARECAVDADLVIGVPESGTPAAVGYAQESGIPYGQGLMKNAYVGRTFIQPSQTIRQLGIRLKLNPLKEVIRGKRLIVVDDSIVRGNTQRALVRMLREAGAVEVHVRIASPPVKWPCFYGIDFPSPAELIANAVEDEGEMLEAVRHAINADTLGYISLRGLIAATEQPASRLCTACFDGTYPIELPSESALGKNVIEHMLANAARGAGLGDLAGQDAPEVPVGR encoded by the coding sequence GTGACCGCGCAGCAGCCCGAAGAAGACTTCAGTTCGCCTCGTGAAGAGTGTGGCGTATTCGGGGTCTGGGCCCCCGGTGAAGACGTCGCCAAACTCACCTATTACGGCCTCTACGCCTTGCAGCACCGCGGCCAGGAAGCCGCGGGCATCGCCGTGGCCGACGGATCCCAGGTGCTGGTGTTCAAAGACCTCGGCCTGGTCAGTCAGGTGTTCGACGAGCAGACGCTGGCCGCCATGGAGGGCCACGTCGCCATCGGGCACTGCCGTTACTCCACCTCCGGGGACACCACTTGGGAGAACGCCCAGCCGGTCTTCCGCAATACCGCCGCCGGCACCGGAGTTGCGTTGGGGCACAACGGAAATCTGGTCAACGCCGCCGAACTGATGGCGCGCGCCCGCGACGAGGGCCTGATCGCGAAGCGGGCACCGGCGCCGGCAACCACGGATTCCGACATTCTCGGCGCGCTGCTGGCGCATGGTGCGGCCGACTCCAGCCTGGAGCAGGCCGCGCTCGAACTGCTGCCGACCGTGCGCGGTGCGTTCTGCCTGACGTTCATGGACGAGAACACCCTGTACGCGTGCCGCGACCCGCACGGCGTGCGGCCGCTGTCGCTGGGACGGCTGGACCGCGGTTGGGTGGTGGCGTCGGAAACCGCGGCCCTCGACATCGTCGGCGCCTCGTTCGTCCGGGACATCGAGCCGGGTGAGCTGCTGGCGATCGACGCCGACGGAGTGCGGTCCACCCGCTTCGCCAACCCCACCCCGAAGGGGTGCATCTTCGAGTACGTCTACCTGGCCCGGCCGGACAGCACCATCGGCGGGCGGTCGATTCACGGCGCCCGGTTGGATATCGGTCGCCAGCTCGCCCGCGAATGTGCGGTCGACGCCGACCTGGTCATCGGGGTTCCGGAGTCCGGCACACCCGCCGCGGTGGGGTATGCGCAGGAATCCGGCATCCCGTACGGGCAGGGCCTGATGAAGAACGCCTACGTCGGGCGCACCTTCATCCAGCCGTCACAGACGATCCGCCAGCTCGGCATCCGGCTCAAGCTGAACCCGCTCAAAGAGGTGATCCGCGGTAAGCGGCTCATCGTCGTCGACGACTCGATCGTGCGCGGCAACACCCAGCGCGCCCTGGTGCGCATGCTGCGGGAGGCCGGGGCTGTCGAGGTGCACGTCCGGATCGCGTCGCCGCCGGTCAAGTGGCCCTGCTTCTACGGGATCGACTTCCCGTCGCCGGCCGAGTTGATCGCCAACGCCGTCGAGGACGAAGGGGAGATGCTCGAGGCCGTCCGGCACGCCATCAACGCCGACACGCTCGGCTACATCTCGCTGCGCGGTCTGATCGCGGCCACCGAGCAACCGGCCTCGCGACTGTGTACGGCCTGCTTCGACGGCACGTACCCGATCGAACTGCCCAGCGAGAGTGCGCTGGGCAAGAACGTCATCGAGCACATGCTGGCCAACGCGGCGCGCGGTGCCGGCCTGGGCGACCTGGCGGGCCAGGACGCGCCGGAAGTTCCGGTCGGACGCTGA
- a CDS encoding sterol carrier family protein — protein MAARPKADPAKTRQAVSAVADWLRDENHPAPDRAALASAVRLTARTLADLAPGASVEVRIPPFVAVQCVSGPRHTRGTPPNVVETNPRTWLLVATGLMGFSEAAVSGDLTLSGSRACEIEHWLPVSRLTP, from the coding sequence ATGGCTGCCCGCCCCAAGGCCGATCCGGCAAAGACACGGCAGGCCGTGTCGGCTGTCGCGGACTGGTTGCGGGACGAAAACCATCCCGCGCCCGACCGGGCCGCCCTGGCGAGCGCCGTCCGGCTCACCGCCCGCACCCTGGCCGACCTGGCACCCGGCGCCAGCGTGGAAGTGCGGATCCCGCCGTTCGTCGCGGTGCAGTGCGTGTCCGGTCCGCGGCACACCCGCGGAACACCCCCCAACGTGGTGGAAACCAACCCGCGCACGTGGCTGTTGGTGGCAACGGGACTGATGGGGTTCAGTGAGGCGGCAGTGAGCGGCGACCTGACCCTTTCGGGCTCTCGCGCCTGTGAAATAGAACACTGGCTACCGGTTTCGCGTTTAACGCCCTGA
- a CDS encoding MCE family protein: MERRRSGARPPYRTIGLIALVALTLVLSALYWQFRGNFTPKTKLTMVAPRAGLVMDPGAKVTYNGVQIGRVAEISEITRDGVPAAQFVLDIFPKYIPQIPANVAAEIKATTVFGNKYVSLSSPKTPAPQHITPSVVIDATKVTTEFNTLFQTLTAIAEKVDPVKLNLTLSAAGLALAGLGDKFGESLTNGNAILDDLNPQLPAARRDVQRLAALGDVYADAAPDLLAALDAAATTSRTVSQQRNDLDAALLAAAGFADTATPVFQRSGPYLARGAADLLPTAQLLDEYSPQIVCTIRNYDEVAPRIRNALGFNGYALGATSAGAITGAPGPYIYPENLPRTNTRGGPGGRPGCWQKITRDLWPAPYLVMDAGYDLAPYNHFEIGSPMILDYVWGRQIGDYTINP, translated from the coding sequence ATGGAGCGTCGGCGCTCGGGCGCGCGGCCACCGTATCGGACCATCGGCCTGATCGCGCTGGTGGCGCTGACGCTCGTCCTGAGCGCGCTGTACTGGCAGTTCCGCGGGAACTTCACCCCGAAGACGAAGCTGACGATGGTCGCTCCGCGTGCGGGTCTGGTGATGGACCCGGGCGCGAAGGTCACCTATAACGGCGTGCAGATCGGCCGGGTGGCCGAGATCTCCGAAATCACCCGCGACGGCGTCCCGGCGGCCCAGTTCGTCCTCGACATCTTCCCGAAGTACATCCCGCAGATCCCGGCGAACGTGGCCGCCGAGATCAAGGCCACCACCGTGTTCGGCAACAAGTACGTGTCCCTGAGCTCGCCCAAAACACCTGCGCCGCAACATATCACACCGTCTGTGGTGATCGACGCGACCAAGGTGACCACCGAATTCAACACGCTGTTCCAGACCTTGACGGCGATCGCCGAGAAGGTCGACCCGGTCAAGCTCAACCTCACGCTGAGTGCGGCCGGGCTGGCGCTGGCCGGCCTGGGTGACAAATTCGGCGAGTCGCTGACCAATGGAAACGCGATCCTCGACGACCTGAACCCGCAGTTGCCCGCGGCCCGCCGAGACGTGCAACGACTGGCGGCTCTTGGTGACGTCTACGCCGACGCCGCCCCGGACCTGCTGGCGGCGCTCGATGCGGCGGCGACCACGTCGCGCACCGTCAGCCAGCAGCGCAACGACCTCGATGCCGCCCTGCTGGCGGCGGCCGGGTTCGCCGACACCGCGACCCCGGTGTTTCAGCGATCGGGTCCCTACCTCGCACGGGGGGCCGCCGACCTTCTTCCCACGGCCCAGTTGCTCGACGAGTACAGCCCGCAGATCGTGTGCACCATCCGCAACTACGACGAGGTGGCGCCCAGGATCCGCAATGCACTCGGCTTCAACGGCTACGCACTCGGTGCGACTTCAGCGGGCGCCATCACCGGTGCGCCGGGCCCGTACATCTACCCGGAGAATCTGCCCCGGACCAACACCAGAGGTGGCCCCGGCGGGAGACCGGGATGCTGGCAGAAGATCACCAGGGACTTGTGGCCCGCGCCCTACCTGGTGATGGACGCGGGCTACGACCTCGCGCCGTACAACCATTTCGAGATCGGTTCACCGATGATTCTCGACTACGTGTGGGGGCGGCAAATCGGCGACTACACAATCAATCCATGA
- a CDS encoding haloacid dehalogenase-like hydrolase: MTPVSRALTALTVALLVVTACHSTNSAHHDSCRTLAVDSGWYGDNRDRIDAMIKQLGSCGKTRDTAPLALFDWDNTMIRNDIGHATFYWVVRNSKVRQPKDWSATSPFLAPRAAAALAAACGSLAPPGEPLPTDRDTGCADELVSIYSNGQTRSGETAFTGFNHRRFKPVDAWLLQLLAGWTDADITQFASAARQENIDAPQGAEQTVGSTRQTAWVRYYQQMRDLVGTLQANGFDVRVISASPELVVRVWAADVGIPADRVMGVLSEHDGDVVTPRLATCGGEPSMPFNEGKRCRVNQQVLGIQGAAAFAPAPEARRQVFAAGDSDGDATFVPDATALRLVLNRNQIELMCRAYADSDGRWLINPTFIDPLPPSPPYPCATQGFDEPDGGQAALRGPDGRVVPDQQDRVH, translated from the coding sequence ATGACGCCGGTGTCGCGCGCACTTACCGCTCTGACCGTGGCCCTGCTCGTGGTCACGGCCTGCCACAGCACCAACTCCGCCCACCACGACAGCTGCCGCACACTCGCCGTCGACTCGGGCTGGTACGGCGACAACCGCGACCGGATCGACGCGATGATCAAGCAACTCGGCAGCTGCGGGAAGACCAGGGACACAGCCCCGCTGGCGTTGTTCGACTGGGACAACACCATGATCCGCAACGACATCGGCCACGCGACCTTCTACTGGGTGGTGCGGAACTCCAAGGTGCGCCAGCCGAAAGACTGGAGCGCCACCAGCCCCTTCCTGGCGCCGCGGGCCGCCGCCGCCCTGGCGGCCGCGTGCGGGAGCCTCGCGCCGCCCGGCGAGCCGCTGCCCACCGACCGCGACACCGGCTGCGCCGACGAGCTGGTGTCGATCTACTCCAACGGCCAAACCCGCTCGGGTGAAACGGCATTCACCGGCTTCAACCACCGCCGCTTCAAACCGGTGGACGCATGGCTGTTGCAGCTGCTCGCCGGTTGGACCGACGCCGATATCACCCAATTCGCCTCCGCCGCACGGCAAGAGAATATCGACGCACCGCAGGGCGCCGAGCAGACCGTGGGCAGCACCCGGCAGACCGCCTGGGTGCGCTACTACCAGCAGATGCGGGATCTCGTCGGGACGTTGCAGGCCAACGGTTTCGACGTCCGCGTCATCTCCGCCTCACCCGAACTGGTGGTGCGGGTCTGGGCCGCGGATGTCGGCATCCCCGCCGACCGGGTGATGGGCGTGCTCTCCGAACACGACGGCGACGTGGTGACACCACGTCTGGCGACGTGTGGCGGCGAGCCGTCGATGCCGTTCAACGAGGGCAAGCGGTGCCGGGTGAACCAGCAGGTGCTCGGCATCCAGGGCGCGGCGGCGTTCGCGCCGGCGCCCGAAGCCCGCCGGCAGGTGTTCGCCGCCGGGGACTCTGACGGCGACGCCACCTTCGTGCCGGATGCGACCGCGCTGCGACTGGTCCTCAACCGCAACCAGATCGAGTTGATGTGCCGCGCCTACGCCGACTCCGACGGTCGCTGGTTGATCAATCCGACGTTCATCGACCCACTGCCACCGAGCCCGCCGTATCCGTGCGCCACCCAGGGCTTCGACGAACCCGACGGTGGTCAGGCCGCCCTGCGCGGCCCCGACGGCCGCGTTGTGCCCGACCAGCAGGACCGGGTTCACTGA
- a CDS encoding stealth family protein, with protein sequence MPKAFCRDGDRSVPGSPVMVTRRGRIARVEASLTPHEAQIEDLVFLRKALNRADIPYLLVRDHKDRPALAVDIRLRGAVERALAAACADEPMYAKSADGQHLLAHGELSAVPDSRTLRLYRNRVAPGGFRYGPAFGVDLQFWAFDETAIGCPVENALTRTVLPRTEVTPATVKLYGYKWPTLEGMFAPHAGDVTFDIDLVFSWVDGNDPEFRARRAAQMSGHVVGEGDDADARIRQIDELKYALRSVNMFAPWIRRIFIATDSTPPAWLAEHPKITIVPAIEHFSDPAALPTYNSHAVESQLHHIADLSEHFLYSNDDMFFGRPLRPGMFFSPGGVSKFIEANTRIGLGANDPGRSGFENAARVNRKLLADRFGQLITRHLEHTAVPLRKSVLQEMEREFPDEFARTQASPFRASTDISVTNSFYHYYALLTGRAVQQEKASVRYVNTTTRAGLNLLPELRKKRRHHFFCLNDSSFPEVAAAERAARVIDFLERYFPIPAPWEKVAGGVSRPNLAVPSTSAPSEGS encoded by the coding sequence ATGCCAAAGGCTTTTTGCCGTGACGGCGATCGGTCCGTTCCGGGCTCACCCGTCATGGTGACCCGCCGCGGCCGGATCGCGCGCGTGGAAGCCAGCCTCACCCCGCACGAGGCACAGATCGAGGATCTGGTCTTTCTCCGAAAAGCGTTGAACCGGGCTGATATTCCCTACCTGCTGGTTCGCGATCACAAGGACCGACCAGCCCTCGCCGTCGACATCCGGTTGCGCGGCGCCGTCGAGCGGGCCTTGGCAGCCGCCTGCGCCGATGAGCCGATGTACGCGAAAAGCGCTGACGGACAGCATCTTCTGGCGCACGGGGAGCTGTCCGCCGTACCCGACTCGCGCACCCTGCGGTTGTACCGGAACAGGGTCGCGCCGGGGGGGTTCCGTTACGGACCGGCGTTCGGTGTCGATCTGCAGTTCTGGGCATTCGACGAGACCGCGATCGGATGCCCGGTGGAGAACGCACTGACCCGCACGGTGTTGCCCCGCACCGAAGTCACCCCGGCGACCGTCAAGCTCTACGGCTACAAGTGGCCGACCCTGGAAGGCATGTTCGCACCGCACGCGGGCGACGTGACGTTCGACATCGACCTGGTGTTCTCGTGGGTCGACGGCAATGACCCGGAATTCCGGGCCCGGCGGGCCGCTCAGATGTCCGGTCATGTGGTGGGCGAAGGCGACGATGCCGACGCCCGCATCCGGCAGATCGACGAACTGAAATACGCGCTGCGATCGGTCAACATGTTCGCCCCGTGGATCCGTCGCATCTTCATCGCCACCGATTCGACGCCACCCGCGTGGTTGGCCGAGCACCCGAAGATCACCATTGTTCCTGCGATCGAACACTTCTCGGACCCCGCCGCACTGCCGACCTACAATTCGCACGCGGTGGAGAGCCAGCTGCACCACATCGCCGACCTCAGCGAGCATTTCCTGTACTCCAATGACGACATGTTCTTCGGCCGGCCGCTGCGGCCCGGCATGTTCTTCTCCCCGGGTGGGGTCAGCAAATTCATCGAAGCCAACACCCGAATCGGGTTGGGCGCCAACGATCCCGGACGCAGCGGGTTCGAGAACGCGGCCCGGGTGAACAGGAAACTGCTTGCCGACCGGTTCGGGCAGCTCATCACCCGCCATCTCGAGCACACCGCCGTCCCGCTGCGCAAGAGCGTTCTTCAGGAGATGGAGCGCGAATTCCCGGACGAGTTCGCCCGCACCCAGGCCAGCCCATTTCGCGCCAGCACCGACATCTCGGTAACCAATTCCTTCTATCACTATTACGCACTGTTGACGGGGCGCGCCGTACAGCAGGAGAAGGCCAGCGTCCGGTACGTCAACACGACCACCCGGGCCGGCCTGAACCTGCTGCCCGAGTTGCGCAAGAAACGCCGGCACCACTTCTTCTGCCTGAACGACAGCAGTTTCCCCGAAGTCGCGGCGGCCGAACGCGCCGCCCGGGTCATCGATTTCCTGGAGCGGTATTTCCCGATCCCGGCACCGTGGGAGAAGGTCGCAGGCGGGGTCAGTCGACCGAATCTTGCGGTGCCGTCGACGTCAGCGCCATCGGAGGGTTCCTGA
- a CDS encoding phosphodiesterase, whose translation MHRLRAAEHPRPDYVLLHISDTHLVGGDGPLYGDVDADGRLGELLGQLNHSGVRPDAIVFTGDLADKGEPAAYRKLRDLVEPFAADLGAELVWVMGNHDDRAELRRLLLDEAPSMAPLDHVRIIDGLRIITLDTSVPGHHHGEIRPAQLDWLAEELATPAPDGTILAMHHPPIPSVLDLAVTVELRDQAPLGRVLKGSDVRAILAGHLHYSTNATFVGIPVSVASATCYTQDLTVAVGGTRGRDGAQACNLVHIYPETVVHSVIPLGGGNTVGTFVSPGQAQRNIAEAGIFIEPSRRDSLFRNPPMALTSTAPQDSVD comes from the coding sequence GTGCACAGACTCAGGGCCGCGGAGCACCCGCGGCCGGACTATGTACTCCTGCACATCAGCGACACCCACCTTGTCGGCGGAGACGGTCCGCTCTACGGCGACGTGGATGCCGACGGCCGGTTGGGTGAACTGCTCGGACAGCTGAATCACTCCGGGGTGCGCCCCGACGCCATCGTCTTCACCGGTGATCTCGCGGACAAGGGTGAGCCCGCCGCCTACCGCAAGCTTCGCGACCTGGTCGAGCCGTTCGCGGCCGACCTCGGCGCCGAACTCGTCTGGGTGATGGGCAACCACGACGACCGGGCCGAACTGCGGCGCCTGCTGCTGGACGAAGCGCCGTCCATGGCCCCGCTGGACCACGTGCGCATCATCGACGGGCTGCGCATCATCACGCTGGACACCTCGGTGCCGGGGCACCATCACGGCGAAATCCGGCCGGCTCAATTGGATTGGCTCGCCGAAGAACTGGCCACGCCGGCACCCGACGGCACCATCCTGGCGATGCACCATCCACCGATACCCTCTGTGCTGGACCTGGCCGTCACCGTCGAGCTGCGTGACCAGGCCCCGCTGGGGCGCGTGCTCAAAGGTAGCGACGTGCGGGCCATCCTGGCCGGGCACCTGCACTACTCGACGAACGCCACCTTCGTCGGGATCCCCGTGTCGGTCGCCTCTGCCACCTGCTACACCCAGGACCTCACGGTCGCCGTCGGCGGAACCCGCGGCAGGGACGGTGCGCAGGCTTGCAACCTGGTGCACATCTACCCGGAAACCGTTGTGCACTCTGTGATTCCGCTGGGTGGCGGCAACACCGTAGGCACGTTCGTCTCTCCCGGTCAGGCGCAGCGCAACATCGCCGAGGCGGGCATCTTCATCGAGCCGTCCCGTCGAGACTCGCTGTTCAGGAACCCTCCGATGGCGCTGACGTCGACGGCACCGCAAGATTCGGTCGACTGA
- a CDS encoding Rv0804 family intramembrane glutamic endopeptidase → MLRLRLRALGLAAALVGWSFVSPRLPPAYRTPVQAAAGSLLALMTRAPLGFRPPQVWTGLRLGSTVAALVTATILGTTPVPKVRLSMSAREVPASVPGWLGWQIPVGTVWAEEAAFRGALGSTAAQGFGVTGGRLLQAGAFGLSHLADARALGEPLLPIVVVTGLAGWVFGWLAERSGSLAAPILVHLAINEAAAVAVVFVQGRR, encoded by the coding sequence ATTCTTCGGTTAAGGCTTCGCGCACTGGGTTTGGCCGCCGCTCTGGTGGGCTGGAGCTTTGTCAGTCCGCGGTTACCGCCGGCGTACCGAACACCGGTGCAGGCCGCCGCCGGCAGCCTGCTGGCGTTGATGACGCGCGCGCCGTTGGGGTTTCGCCCACCACAGGTGTGGACCGGATTGCGACTGGGCTCGACGGTAGCGGCGCTCGTGACCGCCACCATTTTGGGGACGACGCCGGTTCCGAAGGTGCGCCTGTCGATGTCGGCGCGCGAGGTGCCCGCGTCGGTGCCAGGCTGGCTGGGTTGGCAGATTCCGGTCGGCACCGTGTGGGCCGAGGAGGCCGCCTTCCGCGGGGCGCTGGGCAGCACGGCCGCGCAGGGCTTCGGCGTCACGGGCGGGCGGCTGCTGCAGGCCGGCGCATTCGGTTTGTCGCACCTCGCCGACGCGCGTGCGCTGGGTGAGCCGCTGCTGCCGATCGTGGTGGTCACCGGCTTGGCGGGCTGGGTGTTCGGCTGGCTGGCCGAGCGCAGCGGAAGCCTGGCGGCGCCCATCCTGGTGCACCTGGCCATCAACGAGGCGGCTGCCGTGGCTGTGGTGTTCGTGCAGGGCCGTCGTTGA
- the purL gene encoding phosphoribosylformylglycinamidine synthase subunit PurL, with the protein MTDTVEHAANSPDHAQPFHELGLKDDEYQRIREILGRRPTDTELAMYSVMWSEHCSYKSSKVHLRYFGETTTDEMRTGMLAGIGENAGVVDIGDGWAVTFKVESHNHPSYVEPYQGAATGVGGIVRDIMAMGARPVAVMDQLRFGAADAPDTRRVLDGVVRGIGGYGNSLGLPNIGGETVFDACYAGNPLVNALCVGVLRQEDLHLAFASGTGNKIILFGARTGLDGIGGVSVLASDTFDAENSRKKLPSVQVGDPFMEKVLIECCLELYSGGLVIGIQDLGGAGLSCATSELASAGDGGMAIDLDTVPLRAKEMTPAEILCSESQERMCAVVAPENVEAFMAVCRKWEVLATVIGEVTDGDRLRITWHGETVVDVPPRTVAHEGPVYERPVARPDTQDALNADSSKKLPRPASGDELRATLLALLDSPHLCSRALITEQYDRYVRGNTVLAEHADGGVLRIDEATGRGIALSTDASGRYTKLDPYTGAQLALAEAYRNVAVTGATPVAVTNCLNFGSPEDPGVMWQFSQAVRGLADGCAALGIPVTGGNVSFYNQTGSSAILPTPVVGVLGVIDDVGRRIPTGLGTEPGESLLLLGDTRDEFDGSIWAQVTADHLGGLPPAVDLQREKLLAEVLAAGSRDGLITAAHDLSEGGLAQAIVESALAGETGCRIVLPEGADPFVTLFSESAGRALVAVPRTEESRFRSMCEARGLPAARIGVVDQESGAVEVQGLFTVSLAELRDTSEAVLPRFFG; encoded by the coding sequence GTGACTGACACCGTCGAGCACGCCGCGAACAGCCCCGACCACGCGCAGCCGTTTCACGAGTTGGGCCTCAAGGACGACGAGTATCAGCGGATTCGCGAGATTCTCGGGCGCCGGCCCACCGACACCGAGCTGGCGATGTATTCGGTGATGTGGAGCGAGCACTGCTCGTACAAGTCGTCCAAGGTTCACCTTCGGTATTTCGGTGAGACCACCACCGACGAGATGCGGACCGGGATGCTGGCCGGCATCGGCGAGAACGCGGGCGTCGTCGACATCGGTGACGGGTGGGCGGTCACCTTCAAAGTGGAATCGCACAACCACCCCTCGTACGTGGAGCCCTACCAGGGGGCGGCCACCGGCGTCGGCGGGATCGTCCGCGACATCATGGCGATGGGTGCGCGGCCGGTCGCGGTGATGGACCAGCTAAGGTTCGGCGCCGCCGACGCGCCCGACACCCGCCGGGTCCTCGACGGTGTGGTTCGCGGCATCGGCGGCTACGGCAACTCGCTCGGGCTGCCCAACATCGGCGGCGAGACGGTCTTCGACGCCTGTTACGCAGGCAACCCGTTGGTGAATGCGTTGTGCGTCGGCGTATTACGGCAGGAGGACCTGCATCTGGCGTTTGCCTCCGGCACCGGCAACAAGATCATCCTGTTCGGGGCGCGCACCGGCCTGGACGGCATCGGTGGGGTTTCGGTGCTGGCCTCGGACACCTTTGACGCCGAGAATTCCCGCAAGAAGCTGCCGTCGGTGCAGGTCGGGGACCCCTTCATGGAGAAGGTGCTCATCGAGTGTTGTCTCGAGCTGTATTCCGGCGGCCTGGTGATCGGCATCCAGGACCTCGGCGGCGCTGGATTGTCCTGTGCCACATCGGAGTTGGCGTCCGCCGGGGACGGCGGCATGGCGATCGACCTGGACACGGTGCCGCTGCGCGCCAAGGAGATGACCCCCGCCGAGATCCTGTGCAGCGAGTCGCAGGAGCGGATGTGCGCGGTGGTCGCGCCGGAGAACGTCGAGGCCTTCATGGCGGTGTGCCGCAAGTGGGAGGTGCTGGCCACCGTCATCGGTGAGGTCACCGACGGCGACCGGCTCCGCATCACCTGGCACGGCGAGACCGTGGTCGACGTGCCGCCGCGCACGGTGGCCCACGAGGGACCGGTGTATGAGCGTCCGGTCGCCCGGCCCGACACGCAGGACGCGTTGAACGCGGACTCGTCGAAGAAGTTGCCCCGGCCGGCCTCCGGGGACGAACTGCGTGCGACTCTGCTTGCGCTGCTTGACAGTCCGCATCTGTGCAGCCGCGCGTTGATCACCGAGCAGTACGACCGGTACGTGCGCGGCAACACCGTGCTGGCCGAGCACGCCGACGGCGGTGTGTTGCGCATCGACGAGGCGACGGGCCGGGGCATCGCGCTGTCCACCGACGCCTCGGGGCGCTACACCAAGCTGGATCCCTATACCGGTGCGCAGCTCGCGCTCGCCGAGGCTTACCGCAACGTGGCCGTCACCGGCGCCACCCCGGTCGCGGTGACCAACTGCCTCAACTTCGGCTCGCCGGAGGACCCGGGCGTGATGTGGCAGTTCTCCCAGGCGGTGCGTGGGCTGGCGGATGGCTGTGCGGCGCTGGGCATTCCGGTCACCGGCGGCAATGTCAGTTTCTACAACCAGACCGGGTCGTCGGCGATCCTGCCGACGCCGGTGGTCGGGGTGCTGGGAGTGATCGACGACGTGGGCCGGCGCATTCCGACCGGCTTGGGCACCGAACCGGGGGAAAGTCTGCTGCTGCTCGGCGACACCCGCGACGAATTCGACGGTTCGATCTGGGCTCAGGTGACCGCCGATCATCTGGGTGGGCTACCGCCGGCCGTCGATCTGCAGCGCGAGAAGCTGCTGGCCGAGGTGCTTGCCGCCGGCTCGCGCGACGGGCTCATCACCGCCGCGCACGACTTGTCCGAGGGCGGCCTGGCGCAGGCGATCGTGGAATCGGCCCTCGCCGGTGAAACGGGTTGTCGCATCGTGCTTCCCGAGGGTGCCGACCCCTTCGTGACGCTGTTCTCCGAGTCCGCCGGGCGGGCGCTGGTCGCGGTGCCGCGCACCGAGGAGAGCCGGTTCCGGTCCATGTGTGAGGCGCGGGGACTGCCGGCCGCCCGCATCGGCGTCGTGGATCAGGAGTCTGGCGCGGTGGAGGTGCAGGGGCTGTTCACGGTGTCGCTGGCCGAGTTGCGGGACACGTCCGAGGCGGTGCTGCCGCGATTCTTCGGTTAA
- a CDS encoding VOC family protein: MALKVEMVTFDCTDPATLAGWWAEQFGGQTHELMPGEFIAVMRDEGPRLAFQKVADPTPGKNRVHLDFGAEDMEAEVARLTAAGASEIERHSFGDNFHWVVLADPEGNQFCVAGT; this comes from the coding sequence ATGGCACTCAAAGTGGAGATGGTCACGTTCGACTGCACCGACCCGGCGACGCTGGCCGGCTGGTGGGCAGAACAATTCGGCGGACAGACGCACGAGTTGATGCCCGGAGAATTCATCGCCGTGATGCGCGACGAGGGGCCTCGGTTGGCTTTTCAGAAGGTGGCCGACCCGACCCCCGGGAAGAACCGCGTGCACCTGGACTTCGGCGCCGAGGACATGGAAGCCGAGGTTGCCAGACTGACCGCGGCCGGTGCCAGTGAGATAGAACGGCACAGCTTCGGCGACAACTTCCACTGGGTGGTGCTCGCCGATCCGGAGGGCAACCAGTTCTGCGTGGCGGGTACCTGA